The Vibrio navarrensis genome has a segment encoding these proteins:
- a CDS encoding sugar ABC transporter ATP-binding protein — MSNAIEARGVKKGFDGTPVLKGVDFTLKQGEVHALVGQNGAGKSTLVKLINGFHARDGGEIRLFGKAVTFSSPKAAQAAGIAMVYQDLSLVPTLSIADNIFLNHPTAKRSLISNRARERQARPLLELLGVEIDPSQLVETLSLGEQQLVEIAKALALDAKILVLDEPTASLSNNEINELFRVIEKLKVSGISIIYITHYLADILRICDAVTVLRDGYSVLETATSQTSVDALVEAMLGNKSDTQMDWLRPAVDTQKVPLLELREVTTDQLDAISLKVMPGQVVGLAGLLGSGRTEILQAIYGLTPLTKGEVLVEGKPVHIRSPRDAIENGINMVPEERRSQGLVLDFSVFDNLLMASFDRISHSLVIDKNEGQDIVDAAIRRLGVKTSGASQAVRFLSGGNQQKVVIGKCLSTQAKVLLLDDPTFGIDINAKYEIMKIVNQYVEQGNGVIFVSSEYAEVGSFCDVIYVVNKGRIVKQIQGQRMSEEELLAAVQ, encoded by the coding sequence GTGAGTAATGCAATTGAAGCTCGCGGTGTCAAAAAAGGGTTTGATGGTACTCCAGTGTTGAAAGGAGTCGATTTCACCTTAAAGCAAGGCGAAGTTCATGCTTTGGTCGGGCAAAATGGCGCTGGGAAATCCACGTTGGTGAAGCTGATAAATGGTTTCCATGCTCGTGATGGTGGTGAAATTCGCTTGTTTGGCAAAGCGGTCACCTTCTCGTCACCGAAGGCCGCACAAGCCGCTGGAATTGCGATGGTTTATCAGGATCTCAGCCTCGTACCGACATTAAGTATCGCTGACAATATTTTTCTTAACCATCCGACCGCAAAGCGCAGCTTGATTTCCAACCGTGCCCGCGAGCGTCAAGCGAGGCCACTGCTGGAGTTGCTGGGCGTGGAGATTGACCCTAGCCAGCTTGTTGAAACCTTGAGCTTGGGTGAGCAGCAGCTAGTGGAAATAGCCAAGGCGCTGGCATTGGATGCCAAAATATTAGTGTTAGATGAGCCGACGGCGTCACTCTCCAACAATGAAATCAACGAGCTATTTCGTGTGATCGAAAAACTTAAGGTGAGTGGTATCAGCATCATCTACATCACGCACTATTTGGCCGACATCCTGCGCATTTGCGATGCCGTGACGGTGCTACGTGATGGCTACAGTGTGCTGGAAACCGCGACGTCACAAACGTCAGTCGATGCGCTGGTTGAGGCGATGTTAGGCAATAAAAGCGATACCCAAATGGATTGGCTTCGCCCGGCGGTGGACACGCAGAAAGTGCCGTTGCTTGAACTCAGAGAGGTGACGACCGATCAGCTTGATGCGATTTCGCTCAAAGTGATGCCAGGACAAGTGGTGGGCTTAGCGGGTTTACTGGGCAGTGGTCGCACTGAAATCTTGCAAGCCATCTATGGTTTAACGCCGCTCACCAAAGGGGAAGTCTTGGTTGAGGGCAAACCAGTACACATCCGTTCACCGCGGGATGCGATTGAAAATGGCATCAATATGGTGCCCGAAGAGCGCCGTTCACAAGGGTTAGTACTGGATTTCTCCGTGTTTGATAACCTGCTGATGGCCTCTTTTGATCGCATTTCTCACTCTTTGGTTATTGATAAAAATGAAGGGCAAGACATTGTCGATGCAGCGATTCGTCGTCTTGGCGTAAAAACCTCTGGTGCGTCCCAAGCGGTGCGGTTTCTTTCTGGAGGCAATCAGCAAAAAGTGGTGATTGGCAAATGCCTCTCGACCCAAGCCAAAGTGCTGTTGCTTGATGACCCGACATTTGGCATCGATATCAATGCCAAATATGAAATCATGAAAATCGTCAATCAGTATGTGGAACAAGGCAACGGGGTGATTTTTGTCTCCAGTGAATATGCCGAAGTGGGCAGCTTTTGCGATGTGATCTACGTGGTCAACAAAGGTCGAATCGTTAAACAGATTCAGGGACAACGAATGTCAGAAGAGGAGTTGCTGGCAGCGGTCCAGTAA
- a CDS encoding ABC transporter permease, translating into MNEKTIPAPKERTIQWRDYIIYFVFVGIFLFFSVMLHDKGFLTSMNLMNIARQTATIAIMAVGMTFVLSAAEIDLSFGATVALSAIVSALTLQETDSILMAVSAALLVGTMIGFINGIFVTQVGIPSFLVTLGTTGIITGVARWSTSLQSIPIDNDTYAFIFGSGDIGPFSVLFIWTLVVTVIGAFVLRNTTFGKHVLATGGNKVSAMYSGINVNRIKLYVLMLNGFLAALAGILYSGRLYSARYTLGESDLMLVIAAVIIGGTSLFGGKGTVIGSVIGALIMGMVNNGLILMGLNVDQQLILRGIIVIVAVTFTMGQIKQLRKK; encoded by the coding sequence ATGAATGAAAAAACCATCCCAGCGCCAAAAGAACGCACCATCCAGTGGCGTGACTATATTATCTATTTTGTGTTTGTCGGCATCTTTCTCTTCTTTTCGGTGATGCTGCACGACAAGGGCTTCTTGACCTCGATGAACTTGATGAACATCGCGCGTCAAACCGCCACCATCGCGATTATGGCGGTGGGGATGACCTTTGTGCTCAGTGCGGCAGAGATCGATCTCTCCTTTGGTGCGACGGTGGCCTTATCGGCGATCGTCTCAGCGTTAACGCTGCAAGAGACGGACAGCATTTTGATGGCGGTTTCGGCGGCGTTGTTGGTCGGTACCATGATCGGCTTTATCAATGGCATTTTTGTTACTCAGGTCGGTATCCCATCGTTTCTCGTTACCTTAGGGACGACAGGCATCATTACGGGTGTGGCACGTTGGTCTACCTCTTTGCAATCCATTCCGATTGATAACGATACCTACGCGTTTATTTTCGGTTCTGGTGATATTGGCCCTTTCTCGGTGCTGTTTATTTGGACCTTAGTGGTCACCGTGATTGGGGCCTTTGTGCTGCGCAACACCACCTTTGGCAAACACGTTCTGGCAACGGGGGGGAATAAGGTCTCTGCCATGTACTCAGGGATTAACGTCAACCGAATCAAACTCTATGTGTTGATGCTCAATGGCTTCCTTGCCGCTTTGGCGGGCATTCTCTACTCCGGACGCTTGTACAGCGCACGATATACCTTAGGTGAGAGCGATTTGATGCTGGTGATTGCAGCGGTGATCATCGGCGGAACCAGTTTGTTTGGTGGCAAAGGCACCGTAATTGGCTCGGTGATTGGCGCATTAATCATGGGAATGGTGAATAACGGATTGATTCTGATGGGCCTCAACGTCGATCAGCAGCTTATTCTGCGTGGGATTATCGTGATTGTCGCGGTGACGTTCACCATGGGACAAATTAAACAGTTGCGCAAAAAATAG
- a CDS encoding glycoside hydrolase family 3 N-terminal domain-containing protein, producing the protein MVNQQQIAEQIAKWSLKEKVGQLFILAFPGKSAQAAQQMIAEYNLGGCYLSQDNAETFAEAQALNKGLQSILEAHQRLPLLLGVDQEGAWGVLVGESTTGPGNLALGVADKTIGTERMYQVFAQEMRSAGFNCILGPCCDVNLNPASPIIDTRSFGDQPEKVSRHSAAAVRGLHNGGITACAKHFPGHGDTHGDTHRDIPRVDKSYAELKVNDLAPFQAAIDAGVDLVMTSHILYPQLDAHAPATLSPTILQQVLRQDMGFEGVIISDSMNMGAIVNHYTPVDAAVKAMRAGITMIMLSEEHYDHSDAYLDKQLAMIHGVIDAVEQGDLAESVIDQALEKVVRLKLEKLVPMALYQDLSLTENQQVAADVSQGAVTWVRGGLELSGQKLYLLNATPAASYHNLMNPRGIGPNQALPAFSALCQALTEQNANWQLIQEEQLDACRDGCLIVVTENHPLPGEDFEQVEAQAKVQQLSQDFPNLIVLALRSPYDLLQYPHVKHYLCSHSPRPESAIAAARVLTGDTAPARGCAVVRVS; encoded by the coding sequence ATGGTAAACCAACAACAGATCGCTGAGCAGATCGCCAAGTGGAGTCTGAAAGAGAAAGTCGGACAACTGTTTATTTTGGCCTTTCCGGGTAAATCGGCCCAGGCGGCGCAACAAATGATCGCGGAATACAATCTCGGTGGTTGCTACCTGAGCCAAGATAACGCAGAAACCTTTGCTGAGGCACAAGCGCTCAATAAAGGGTTGCAGAGCATCTTAGAGGCACATCAGCGTTTGCCTTTGCTGCTTGGCGTCGATCAAGAAGGCGCTTGGGGCGTGCTGGTGGGTGAGTCGACAACGGGGCCTGGCAACTTGGCACTGGGCGTGGCGGATAAAACCATCGGCACGGAACGTATGTACCAAGTGTTTGCGCAAGAGATGCGCAGTGCCGGTTTTAACTGCATCCTTGGCCCTTGCTGCGACGTGAACTTAAACCCCGCCTCCCCGATCATCGATACTCGTTCGTTTGGTGATCAGCCAGAGAAAGTCTCACGCCACTCTGCGGCCGCGGTACGAGGATTACACAATGGCGGCATCACTGCATGTGCCAAACATTTCCCTGGCCACGGTGACACTCACGGTGATACGCACCGCGATATTCCACGTGTCGATAAATCTTACGCAGAGCTGAAAGTCAACGACTTAGCGCCATTTCAAGCTGCGATTGATGCCGGTGTCGATCTGGTGATGACCAGTCATATTCTTTATCCGCAATTAGACGCCCATGCGCCAGCGACACTGTCGCCAACCATTTTGCAGCAAGTGCTGCGTCAGGATATGGGCTTTGAAGGGGTGATTATTTCCGACAGCATGAACATGGGCGCGATTGTCAACCACTACACGCCAGTGGATGCCGCAGTCAAAGCGATGCGAGCGGGGATTACCATGATAATGCTTTCTGAGGAACATTATGACCACTCCGATGCCTATTTAGACAAACAACTGGCGATGATCCATGGTGTGATCGATGCCGTTGAGCAGGGGGATTTAGCGGAATCAGTGATCGATCAAGCTTTGGAGAAAGTGGTGCGCCTAAAACTGGAGAAACTGGTACCGATGGCGTTGTACCAAGATCTTTCTCTTACCGAGAACCAACAAGTGGCAGCGGACGTATCTCAGGGCGCAGTGACTTGGGTTCGCGGTGGGCTTGAGCTTAGCGGTCAGAAACTCTATTTGCTCAATGCCACACCAGCGGCAAGTTACCACAACTTAATGAATCCTCGTGGTATCGGCCCCAACCAAGCATTGCCCGCGTTCAGCGCGCTGTGTCAGGCTTTAACGGAACAAAACGCCAATTGGCAATTGATCCAAGAAGAGCAATTGGATGCATGTCGTGATGGTTGCCTCATTGTAGTGACCGAGAATCACCCATTGCCTGGAGAGGACTTTGAGCAAGTTGAAGCGCAAGCCAAGGTACAGCAGCTCAGTCAGGATTTCCCTAACCTGATCGTCCTTGCGCTACGAAGTCCTTACGACTTACTGCAATACCCACATGTGAAGCATTATTTATGCTCGCATTCCCCAAGGCCAGAAAGTGCCATTGCCGCCGCTCGTGTGTTAACTGGGGACACAGCGCCTGCTAGAGGCTGCGCTGTGGTTCGCGTTAGCTAA
- a CDS encoding carbohydrate-binding protein — protein sequence MFTTKKALLTASVAVALATPVHASGIQGFLDALRNFESGINPALADFYLQNLDNPVYTYAQVTSPGRLVRDCSTGSMLSEPTTISQFFTKLGVDSIYNPLTPTDAEMFRQMQYNSMNAWGFIGYQLGEAVLIDAGYYSPKTVSIAGKDYDSFYMFVPDSTWVGCKTEALAEIEGSGGNQVYVTDNNRWEGTFVGKNGVNSLADLRLPEKQELVMRDAMHFNVKVISKLLADANVTWEQALAKSWPGTDANGNPIQIQATMSGILAAAHLRGAWGTATLLTKDQITCDELGTCITTYIHKFGGFNTIFDTPANDVIEGSQYNEVLSAGLGNDIVITGGGVDQVLLNEQLGSNTTISDFTVGEDKIILRGWQATDPLAGLVVASVAGGTELQFSGQTVLLSGVNAAEVQANPAAVIAKSDIYRLAWNSGKKVVTGFDPLVDKIEGSAGIGFKHLKAYETATSVVIGPQAEDGGIYASYELVGLTLADINPEMFVNVTGGYDRLGYIVPLNSVSWGWNVQMVVNNFYPAKTVITTASNEAIPFNAVKLTQVGSDTVLTLLDPFAQGNKKSLVLKNTQLSALTASNFAGFTGSFNEVTTDIPVVYQITASVNGMGGVISPAPDAGGVISARGGADFTVNFVADSGYKVSSIIVNGVNQPVASSFTFPSLAANQTLVVSFEPGSACPVNWVAGQVYVGGDQAVYQGNIYQAKWWTNNDRPDQGGPWQLVGPCN from the coding sequence ATGTTTACAACGAAAAAAGCACTGCTAACAGCCTCTGTCGCAGTGGCGTTGGCCACACCCGTCCACGCAAGTGGCATCCAAGGTTTCCTAGATGCGTTACGCAACTTTGAATCGGGAATCAATCCAGCGCTTGCGGATTTTTACCTACAAAACCTTGATAATCCCGTCTACACCTATGCGCAGGTAACCAGTCCAGGACGATTGGTTCGCGACTGCTCTACGGGTTCCATGCTCTCGGAGCCAACCACAATCAGTCAGTTTTTTACTAAGCTTGGCGTGGATAGCATCTACAATCCCCTCACTCCAACGGACGCTGAAATGTTCCGTCAAATGCAATATAACTCAATGAACGCGTGGGGATTTATTGGCTATCAACTGGGTGAGGCTGTCTTGATCGACGCGGGTTACTACAGCCCGAAAACAGTCTCGATTGCGGGTAAAGATTACGACAGTTTCTACATGTTTGTGCCGGATTCGACGTGGGTTGGCTGTAAGACCGAGGCACTGGCAGAAATTGAGGGCTCTGGCGGTAACCAGGTTTATGTCACAGACAACAACCGCTGGGAAGGGACGTTCGTTGGCAAAAATGGTGTGAACTCACTGGCGGATTTGCGTTTACCAGAAAAGCAAGAGTTGGTGATGCGCGACGCCATGCATTTTAACGTTAAGGTGATCAGTAAACTTCTTGCCGATGCCAACGTTACTTGGGAGCAAGCGTTAGCGAAAAGCTGGCCCGGTACTGATGCCAATGGCAACCCGATCCAAATCCAAGCGACGATGTCCGGTATCCTTGCGGCCGCGCATTTGCGTGGGGCTTGGGGAACTGCAACACTGTTGACAAAAGATCAAATTACCTGTGATGAACTGGGCACTTGTATCACCACTTATATCCACAAGTTCGGCGGCTTTAACACCATTTTTGACACCCCAGCAAACGATGTGATTGAAGGTTCGCAATACAATGAAGTGCTGTCTGCGGGCTTGGGCAACGATATCGTGATTACGGGTGGGGGTGTTGACCAAGTGCTGCTCAATGAGCAACTGGGCAGCAACACCACAATTTCTGATTTTACCGTCGGTGAAGACAAAATCATCCTGCGAGGATGGCAGGCAACAGACCCTCTGGCTGGCTTGGTTGTCGCATCAGTCGCAGGCGGCACTGAACTGCAGTTCTCAGGGCAAACTGTGCTGCTTTCAGGCGTGAATGCCGCTGAGGTTCAAGCGAATCCAGCTGCGGTGATTGCAAAATCGGATATCTACAGACTGGCATGGAATTCAGGCAAAAAAGTGGTCACTGGTTTTGACCCTCTGGTCGACAAGATTGAAGGCTCTGCTGGTATTGGTTTTAAACATTTGAAAGCGTACGAAACCGCAACGTCAGTGGTGATAGGACCGCAAGCGGAAGATGGCGGCATCTACGCATCCTATGAGTTGGTTGGTTTAACGCTAGCGGACATCAATCCAGAGATGTTTGTTAACGTGACAGGTGGGTACGATCGTCTTGGTTATATTGTTCCACTCAACAGCGTAAGCTGGGGATGGAATGTTCAGATGGTGGTGAACAACTTCTACCCCGCGAAAACGGTGATCACAACAGCAAGTAACGAAGCGATTCCGTTCAATGCGGTTAAACTGACTCAGGTAGGGAGTGATACAGTACTAACCCTGTTAGATCCGTTCGCCCAAGGCAACAAGAAAAGCTTAGTGCTCAAGAACACTCAGTTGTCAGCACTGACGGCAAGCAATTTTGCTGGCTTCACCGGAAGCTTCAATGAAGTGACAACAGATATTCCGGTTGTCTACCAAATCACAGCGTCAGTGAATGGAATGGGTGGGGTGATTTCGCCAGCGCCAGATGCAGGTGGTGTCATCTCAGCACGAGGTGGCGCTGACTTTACAGTGAACTTCGTTGCTGACTCAGGCTATAAGGTCAGCAGCATCATAGTTAACGGTGTGAATCAACCTGTGGCGAGCAGCTTTACATTCCCATCTTTAGCCGCGAATCAAACATTGGTGGTGAGTTTTGAACCAGGTAGTGCATGTCCTGTCAACTGGGTTGCAGGACAAGTGTATGTTGGCGGCGATCAAGCGGTTTATCAAGGAAACATCTACCAAGCAAAATGGTGGACCAACAACGATAGACCCGATCAAGGTGGTCCTTGGCAGTTAGTGGGACCATGTAACTAA
- the ompR gene encoding two-component system response regulator OmpR, with translation MQENYKILVVDDDARLRALLERYLSEQGFQVRSVANGEQMDRLLTRENFHLMVLDLMLPGEDGLSICRRLRNANNMLPILMLTAKGDEVDRIVGLEVGADDYLPKPFNPRELLARIKAVLRRQIIELPGAPSSEEKIVEFGEFRLNLGTREMFRGDEPMPLTSGEFAVLKSLVTNAREPMSRDKLMNMARGREYSAMERSIDVQISRLRRMLEEDPSKPRYIQTVWGLGYVFVPDGKQA, from the coding sequence ATGCAAGAAAATTATAAGATTTTGGTGGTCGATGACGATGCTCGCTTACGGGCGCTCTTAGAGCGTTACCTTTCTGAGCAAGGTTTCCAAGTGCGTAGTGTCGCCAACGGAGAGCAGATGGATCGCCTACTGACGCGCGAAAACTTCCACCTGATGGTGCTGGATCTCATGCTGCCGGGCGAAGATGGCTTGTCGATTTGCCGTCGTCTGCGTAATGCCAACAACATGCTGCCTATTTTAATGCTGACCGCCAAAGGCGACGAAGTAGACCGTATTGTCGGCCTCGAAGTGGGCGCGGATGACTATCTACCGAAACCGTTTAACCCACGTGAGCTCTTGGCTCGCATCAAAGCGGTGCTGCGTCGCCAAATCATCGAACTGCCGGGCGCACCCAGCTCGGAAGAGAAAATCGTCGAATTTGGTGAGTTTCGCTTAAACCTTGGCACGCGAGAGATGTTTCGTGGCGATGAGCCAATGCCGCTCACTTCCGGTGAGTTTGCCGTGCTGAAATCGCTGGTGACCAATGCGCGTGAGCCGATGTCGCGCGATAAACTGATGAACATGGCGCGTGGCCGTGAGTATTCCGCGATGGAGCGTTCCATCGACGTACAAATCTCCCGTTTACGCCGCATGTTAGAAGAAGACCCAAGCAAACCGCGTTACATTCAAACCGTGTGGGGCTTGGGTTATGTGTTTGTCCCTGATGGCAAACAGGCCTAA
- the envZ gene encoding two-component system sensor histidine kinase EnvZ, with translation MRIRSSFTQSILIFVTLLLASQVFSYYAVFNYALLPSLQQFNKILAHELNLVLDDSGDLHANEPLRRQVLEQLGVTVHREDSEQAKEFDHAMSIELMSEEMSQELGSATEVRLLLGSESYILWMKIEAMPGSLIRIPLSELQEEDFAPLFRNSLIVALLIVAGGWLFIRLQNRPLIALEKAAKEVGRGEIPPPLPEKGATEIRAVTRAFNQMSRGIQELEADRALLMAGISHDLRTPLTRIRLATEMMSPEESYLAEGIISDTEECNEIISQFMDYLKPVNAQSFTQVDINTIAGDVASAEGGYEVAIETAFQPTVRDAFGNPIAIKRAISNLVVNALRYGNGWVKVSTGMTADNKLVWICVEDNGPGIDKSQVAKLFQPFTRGDTARGSEGTGLGLAIVKRIVSQHHGSVVVNNRSEGGLKVQISFPTR, from the coding sequence ATGCGAATTCGCAGTTCCTTTACTCAATCGATCCTCATCTTTGTCACTTTGCTGCTGGCCAGCCAAGTTTTCTCCTATTACGCGGTGTTTAACTACGCTTTGTTGCCCAGTTTGCAGCAGTTCAACAAAATTCTCGCCCACGAGCTCAACTTAGTGCTGGATGACAGCGGCGATCTGCACGCCAACGAGCCGCTGCGCCGTCAAGTGCTTGAGCAGCTTGGCGTGACGGTGCACAGAGAAGATAGCGAACAGGCGAAAGAGTTTGACCATGCGATGTCGATTGAGCTGATGAGTGAAGAGATGAGTCAAGAACTCGGTTCGGCAACCGAAGTGCGTCTCTTGCTGGGCAGTGAAAGTTATATTTTGTGGATGAAAATCGAAGCCATGCCCGGGTCGCTGATCCGCATTCCGCTCTCGGAGCTGCAAGAGGAAGATTTTGCGCCGCTGTTTCGCAACAGCTTGATTGTGGCGCTGCTGATTGTCGCGGGTGGCTGGCTGTTTATTCGTTTGCAAAACCGCCCTTTGATTGCGCTGGAAAAAGCCGCCAAAGAGGTGGGTCGTGGGGAAATTCCGCCGCCACTGCCGGAGAAAGGCGCAACGGAAATTCGCGCGGTGACACGGGCTTTCAACCAGATGTCTCGTGGTATTCAAGAGTTGGAAGCGGACCGCGCGCTGTTGATGGCGGGCATCAGCCACGATTTGCGCACGCCACTAACGCGTATTCGACTCGCGACGGAGATGATGTCGCCAGAAGAGAGTTATCTCGCCGAAGGGATCATCAGCGACACCGAAGAGTGCAATGAGATCATCAGTCAGTTTATGGACTATCTAAAACCGGTCAACGCGCAATCTTTCACCCAAGTCGACATCAACACCATCGCCGGCGATGTCGCCAGCGCCGAAGGGGGCTACGAAGTGGCGATCGAAACCGCTTTTCAGCCGACGGTGCGTGATGCGTTTGGCAATCCGATTGCGATTAAGCGTGCGATCAGCAACTTGGTGGTCAACGCGCTGCGCTACGGCAACGGCTGGGTGAAAGTCAGCACCGGCATGACCGCCGACAACAAGCTGGTGTGGATCTGTGTGGAAGATAACGGCCCGGGGATCGACAAATCGCAAGTGGCGAAGTTGTTTCAACCCTTTACTCGCGGCGATACGGCGCGCGGCAGCGAGGGGACGGGGCTTGGACTGGCGATTGTCAAGCGCATTGTCAGCCAGCACCACGGCTCGGTGGTGGTCAATAACCGCAGCGAAGGCGGGCTGAAAGTGCAAATCAGTTTCCCGACGCGTTAA
- a CDS encoding uracil-xanthine permease family protein: MTTPHNTRKHDLVYQLNDRPPLPQTLFAALQHLLAMFVAVITPSLIICQALGVSAEQTNTIISMSLFASGLSSFIQIRTFGPIGSGLLSVQGTSFNFLGPIIAAGLSLKAGGANVETMMAAIFGTILVASFAEILLSRVLEYARRVITPLVSGIVVTLIGLTLIQVGLVSMGGGYAALSDGTFGSLDKLALAGTVLGLIVLLNRAKNPYIRVASIVIAMFVGYLMAYVMGMVNTHQQAETDLIALPIPMQFGLSFDWSLFIPLVLIFFITALEAIGDITATSEVSGEPVKGPVYMKRIKGGVLADGLNSALAAVFNSFPNSTFSQNNGVILLTGVASRYVGYFIAGMLVLLGLFPGVASFVQLIPEPVLGGATIVMFGTIAAAGVRIISRVDLDRRAILIMALSFSMGLGIAQKPEILQFMPDFIKSIFSSGVAAGGITAIVLNLLLPEKLRDDEESEQAQSATQAQ, translated from the coding sequence ATGACAACGCCACACAACACGCGTAAACACGATTTAGTTTATCAACTCAATGACCGTCCACCACTGCCACAAACTCTGTTCGCCGCCTTGCAACATTTGCTGGCGATGTTCGTTGCCGTGATCACGCCGTCGCTGATTATTTGTCAGGCCCTTGGCGTCTCTGCCGAGCAGACTAACACCATCATCAGCATGTCGCTGTTTGCCTCTGGCCTCTCCTCTTTTATTCAAATCCGCACCTTTGGCCCAATTGGCTCGGGCTTACTCTCGGTACAAGGCACCAGCTTTAACTTCCTTGGCCCAATCATCGCTGCGGGCCTCTCTTTGAAAGCAGGCGGGGCGAACGTGGAAACCATGATGGCGGCGATTTTTGGCACCATTTTAGTCGCCTCCTTTGCGGAAATTTTGCTATCACGCGTGTTGGAATACGCACGCCGCGTGATCACGCCATTGGTTTCGGGCATTGTGGTGACTCTGATTGGTTTAACTCTGATCCAAGTCGGTTTGGTGTCGATGGGCGGCGGCTATGCAGCGCTGAGCGATGGCACTTTTGGTAGCCTAGACAAACTGGCGCTGGCCGGCACCGTGCTTGGTTTGATTGTGCTGCTTAACCGCGCGAAAAACCCTTACATCCGCGTTGCATCGATCGTGATCGCGATGTTTGTCGGCTATCTGATGGCCTACGTTATGGGCATGGTCAACACCCATCAACAGGCAGAAACCGACCTGATTGCCCTGCCCATTCCGATGCAGTTTGGCCTGAGTTTCGACTGGTCACTGTTCATTCCTCTGGTGCTGATTTTCTTTATCACGGCACTGGAAGCGATCGGCGACATCACCGCCACCTCGGAAGTTTCTGGTGAGCCAGTCAAAGGCCCAGTGTACATGAAGCGCATCAAAGGCGGCGTACTGGCCGATGGCCTTAACTCGGCGCTGGCGGCGGTGTTTAACAGCTTCCCCAACTCGACGTTTAGCCAAAACAACGGCGTGATCTTGCTGACGGGCGTAGCCAGCCGTTATGTGGGTTATTTTATTGCCGGCATGTTGGTGCTGCTGGGGCTGTTTCCGGGCGTAGCCAGCTTTGTGCAGTTGATCCCTGAACCGGTTCTCGGCGGCGCGACCATTGTGATGTTCGGCACCATTGCCGCGGCTGGGGTGCGCATCATCTCTCGCGTCGACCTTGATCGCCGCGCAATCCTGATCATGGCGCTGTCGTTCTCGATGGGCTTGGGCATCGCGCAGAAACCGGAAATCCTGCAATTTATGCCGGACTTCATTAAGAGTATTTTCTCCTCAGGCGTCGCGGCTGGCGGTATCACTGCGATTGTGCTCAATCTGCTGCTACCAGAGAAATTGCGCGACGACGAAGAGAGCGAGCAAGCACAAAGCGCGACCCAAGCGCAGTAA